Proteins from a genomic interval of Papaver somniferum cultivar HN1 chromosome 4, ASM357369v1, whole genome shotgun sequence:
- the LOC113275396 gene encoding LEAF RUST 10 DISEASE-RESISTANCE LOCUS RECEPTOR-LIKE PROTEIN KINASE-like 1.2 isoform X2 — protein sequence MIPHHGSNDSLLFLKPVIIILSILMFHTYVCIAQEYNPERYEKCKSNFVCGNRVNVGFPFHGDHHNDGRDRPDYCGLPGYKLDCYKGDIAEIKFLDEIYRVLDINLDSQVMNITNKDLADDACASKYPRTPYVSAVFKLPSPDVYQLISIFSDCSDINIRDQYKFKCQKNDAGSDSSASNDAYFLLKSPLDTPHISSCNRTVEVPVMSAFIKDLMARPETLPTVIKLGFNVTYLKDESGISINWCPACMRSGGTCGYNTATNNPTCYCLDGNDACFNPSSAAAAPSPDSKSKRKSKIAIGLGTGAGASLLTILAAIFIFRRWRQKNDLHKNSTLISRSISPDLSMQPDPEKGSSYFNTPIFSYKELEEATNNFDSSKELGDGGFGTVYYGKLKDGRDVAVKRLYENNCKRVEQFMNEVNILSLLRHQNLVSLYGCTSRHSRELLLVYEYVANGTVADHLHGEHSSAGMVTWPIRLSIAIESADALVYLHASDIIHRDVKTNNILLDKNFHVKVADFGLSRLFPNDVTHVSTAPQGTPGYVDPDYYQCYQLTDKSDVYSFGVVLCELISSKPAVDTNRHRHEINLSTMALNKIHGDALHELVDMSLGFNTNASVRKTMTLVAELAYRCLQQDTDARPSMAEVLEVLKEIEVEGSKVVKPGELTDDAKLLKNYPPVSPNSVTDKWASITSTPNTSS from the exons ATGATTCCTCATCATGGTTCAAATGATTCCCTTTTGTTCCTTAAGCCCGTTATTATCATCTTGTCCATCTTAATGTTTCACACCTATGTTTGTATTGCTCAGGAATATAATCCGGAAAGGTACGAGAAATGTAAAAGCAATTTCGTGTGTGGAAATCGTGTAAACGTAGGCTTTCCAtttcatggagatcatcataacGATGGCAGAGACCGGCCTGATTACTGTGGGCTTCCCGGTTACAAGCTGGATTGTTATAAGGGAGATATAGCAGAAATAAAATTTTTAGATGAAATATATCGTGTCTTGGATATTAATCTAGACAGCCAAGTTATGAATATTACAAATAAGGATCTGGCGGATGATGCTTGCGCATCTAAATATCCAAGGACGCCTTATGTATCTGCCGTATTCAAATTGCCTTCTCCCGATGTTTATCAGCTGATTTCTATTTTCTCGGATTGTTCTGATATCAACATTCGGGATCAGTATAAGTTCAAATGTCAAAAAAACGACGCTGGTTCAGACAGTTCAGCTTCAAATGATGCTTATTTTTTGTTAAAATCCCCCCTTGATACTCCGCACATTTCATCATGTAACAGGACTGTCGAAGTACCAGTTATGAGTGCTTTTATAAAAGATCTTATGGCTAGGCCAGAAACACTGCCTACAGTTATAAAGCTGGGTTTCAATGTGACTTATCTCAAAGATGAAAGTGGTATCAGCATCAACTGGTGTCCAGCTTGCATGAGATCTGGTGGAACATGCGGATACAACACTGCAACAAATAATCCCACCTGTTATTGTCTCGATGGAAATGATGCATGTTTTAATCCATCTTCTGCCGCCGCTGCACCATCTCCTG ATTCGAAGTCAAAACGAAAGAGCAAAATTGCAATAG GTTTAGGCACTGGAGCCGGGGCAAGTCTTTTAACTATCCTTGCTGCAATTTTCATATTCCGACGCTGGCGTCAGAAAAACGATCTTCACAAAAATTCAACCCTGATATCTAGAAGCATTTCTCCTGATCTCTCCATGCAACCAGACCCTGAAAAAGGAAGCTCCTACTTCAACACCCCGATCTTTTCCTATAAGGAACTTGAAGAAGCCACCAACAATTTCGACTCCTCCAAAGAACTTGGTGATGGTGGCTTTGGTACTGTTTATTATG GAAAGCTTAAAGATGGGCGTGATGTTGCAGTAAAACGGTTATACGAGAACAATTGCAAGCGAGTTGAACAGTTCATGAATGAAGTTAATATACTTTCACTCCTACGACACCAGAACCTGGTTTCCCTCTACGGTTGTACCTCGCGCCACAGCAGAGAACTTCTTCTTGTTTACGAATACGTTGCAAATGGCACGGTGGCCGATCACCTCCATGGAGAACATTCCAGTGCAGGCATGGTTACTTGGCCTATTCGATTGAGCATCGCCATCGAAAGTGCTGATGCACTAGTATACCTTCATGCTTCTGACATCATACATCGTGATGTTAAAACCAACAACATACTCCTGGACAAAAACTTTCACGTCAAAGTAGCAGATTTCGGGCTCTCCCGCCTCTTCCCAAATGACGTCACTCACGTCTCTACAGCTCCTCAAGGGACCCCTGGGTATGTTGATCCTGACTACTACCAGTGTTATCAACTTACAGATAAGAGCGATGTGTACAGCTTTGGGGTTGTCTTGTGTGAGCTTATATCGTCGAAGCCTGCAGTAGATACTAATAGGCATCGACACGAAATCAATTTGTCGACCATGGCACTTAACAAGATCCACGGTGACGCTCTACATGAGTTGGTTGACATGTCGTTGGGTTTCAATACGAATGCTAGTGTAAGGAAGACGATGACATTAGTGGCAGAGTTGGCCTATAGGTGTTTGCAACAAGATACCGATGCAAGACCTTCCATGGCAGAGGTTTTGGAGGTTCTAAAAGAAATTGAAGTAGAGGGTTCAAAGGTGGTGAAACCAGGAGAATTGACTGATGATGCCAAGCTATTGAAGAATTATCCACCAGTATCGCCAAATTCAGTCACAGACAAATGGGCCAGCATAACCAGTACACCTAATACTAGTTCTTGA
- the LOC113275396 gene encoding LEAF RUST 10 DISEASE-RESISTANCE LOCUS RECEPTOR-LIKE PROTEIN KINASE-like 1.2 isoform X1 translates to MFFFSFSLSYALFSASLFFLCNSSFQSYQNMYFNKFFFPLLLNVVILIFLLEPVLGQNNQNPKFRACEPKKCGNNNLTISYPFWIDDEQESYCGHPDFKISCTDHKIPILHISDGDYLIRDISYKNHSLSVTNAAAIYDEPSCPIPHRNFTVVGSPFSFTDYHIDLYFFYNCSLVPKEYFVFPIPCAKTSNKSLTSYATIIHGEGGFQFLNSSSEKCESLVGVPIEMDDVENLNTLMKKQYSDLVKNGFVLTWNSSVTECNDCQRSGGRCGSEDTKFVCICVEGSHPISCKHDSKSKRKSKIAIGLGTGAGASLLTILAAIFIFRRWRQKNDLHKNSTLISRSISPDLSMQPDPEKGSSYFNTPIFSYKELEEATNNFDSSKELGDGGFGTVYYGKLKDGRDVAVKRLYENNCKRVEQFMNEVNILSLLRHQNLVSLYGCTSRHSRELLLVYEYVANGTVADHLHGEHSSAGMVTWPIRLSIAIESADALVYLHASDIIHRDVKTNNILLDKNFHVKVADFGLSRLFPNDVTHVSTAPQGTPGYVDPDYYQCYQLTDKSDVYSFGVVLCELISSKPAVDTNRHRHEINLSTMALNKIHGDALHELVDMSLGFNTNASVRKTMTLVAELAYRCLQQDTDARPSMAEVLEVLKEIEVEGSKVVKPGELTDDAKLLKNYPPVSPNSVTDKWASITSTPNTSS, encoded by the exons ATgtttttcttctccttttccCTCTCTTACGCTCTCTTCAGTGCATCACTGTTCTTCCTATGTAACTCTTcattccaaagttatcaaaacaTGTACTTCAATAAATTCTTCTTCCCACTCTTACTCAATGTTGTCATTCTCATTTTCCTACTAGAACCTGTTTTAGGACAAAACAATCAAAACCCGAAATTCAGAGCTTGTGAACCCAAGAAATGTGGCAATAATAATCTAACCATAAGCTATCCATTTTGGATTGATGATGAACAAGAATCTTACTGTGGTCACCCTGACTTTAAGATATCTTGCACTGATCATAAAATTCCTATTCTTCATATATCCGACGGGGATTACCTTATACGCGATATCTCTTACAAAAACCATTCACTTTCGGTGACTAATGCTGCTGCAATTTATGATGAACCAAGTTGTCCAATTCCTCATAGGAATTTCACCGTCGTTGGATCACCTTTCTCGTTTACTGATTACCACATTGATTTATACTTCTTCTATAACTGTAGTTTGGTTCCTAAAGAATACTTCGTATTTCCTATTCCTTGCGCGAAAACTTCAAATAAGAGTCTTACTTCCTATGCAACAATCATCCATGGAGAAGGAGGATTTCAGTTTTTGAATTCTAGCTCAGAGAAGTGCGAGTCTCTAGTTGGTGTTCCAATTGAGATGGATGACGTGGAAAATTTAAATACTTTGATGAAAAAGCAATACTCCGATTTGGTGAAAAACGGTTTTGTTTTGACATGGAATTCATCGGTAACTGAGTGCAATGACTGCCAGAGAAGCGGTGGACGTTGCGGTTCCGAAGATACTAAATTCGTGTGTATTTGCGTTGAAGGATCTCATCCAATAAGTTGCAAACATG ATTCGAAGTCAAAACGAAAGAGCAAAATTGCAATAG GTTTAGGCACTGGAGCCGGGGCAAGTCTTTTAACTATCCTTGCTGCAATTTTCATATTCCGACGCTGGCGTCAGAAAAACGATCTTCACAAAAATTCAACCCTGATATCTAGAAGCATTTCTCCTGATCTCTCCATGCAACCAGACCCTGAAAAAGGAAGCTCCTACTTCAACACCCCGATCTTTTCCTATAAGGAACTTGAAGAAGCCACCAACAATTTCGACTCCTCCAAAGAACTTGGTGATGGTGGCTTTGGTACTGTTTATTATG GAAAGCTTAAAGATGGGCGTGATGTTGCAGTAAAACGGTTATACGAGAACAATTGCAAGCGAGTTGAACAGTTCATGAATGAAGTTAATATACTTTCACTCCTACGACACCAGAACCTGGTTTCCCTCTACGGTTGTACCTCGCGCCACAGCAGAGAACTTCTTCTTGTTTACGAATACGTTGCAAATGGCACGGTGGCCGATCACCTCCATGGAGAACATTCCAGTGCAGGCATGGTTACTTGGCCTATTCGATTGAGCATCGCCATCGAAAGTGCTGATGCACTAGTATACCTTCATGCTTCTGACATCATACATCGTGATGTTAAAACCAACAACATACTCCTGGACAAAAACTTTCACGTCAAAGTAGCAGATTTCGGGCTCTCCCGCCTCTTCCCAAATGACGTCACTCACGTCTCTACAGCTCCTCAAGGGACCCCTGGGTATGTTGATCCTGACTACTACCAGTGTTATCAACTTACAGATAAGAGCGATGTGTACAGCTTTGGGGTTGTCTTGTGTGAGCTTATATCGTCGAAGCCTGCAGTAGATACTAATAGGCATCGACACGAAATCAATTTGTCGACCATGGCACTTAACAAGATCCACGGTGACGCTCTACATGAGTTGGTTGACATGTCGTTGGGTTTCAATACGAATGCTAGTGTAAGGAAGACGATGACATTAGTGGCAGAGTTGGCCTATAGGTGTTTGCAACAAGATACCGATGCAAGACCTTCCATGGCAGAGGTTTTGGAGGTTCTAAAAGAAATTGAAGTAGAGGGTTCAAAGGTGGTGAAACCAGGAGAATTGACTGATGATGCCAAGCTATTGAAGAATTATCCACCAGTATCGCCAAATTCAGTCACAGACAAATGGGCCAGCATAACCAGTACACCTAATACTAGTTCTTGA
- the LOC113275396 gene encoding LEAF RUST 10 DISEASE-RESISTANCE LOCUS RECEPTOR-LIKE PROTEIN KINASE-like 1.2 isoform X4 yields the protein MDSMFNIHFILHIAIFLTLVQLVLSADFRFEACKPKTCGGRTIRYPFWMQEDYCGQPGFGVTCKNNDPILNAAGYDYIIREIDYENDSLRVENPVIADKECPVPFQNSTFNDQSPFKTGFNVRELSFYFNCSNLNYPQYENFAYSVTSSCASSFSDDNLVSFAIFTPPKDFVMDPLTCESLVRVPVELDAEPSLGPEGQNMDYMLLLKKGFSLGWDKISCTGCEESGGYCGFDKSSVLVCFCEDHPHYDSCNGALTPPFIVVASIPPGVDDKTHDSKSKRKSKIAIGLGTGAGASLLTILAAIFIFRRWRQKNDLHKNSTLISRSISPDLSMQPDPEKGSSYFNTPIFSYKELEEATNNFDSSKELGDGGFGTVYYGKLKDGRDVAVKRLYENNCKRVEQFMNEVNILSLLRHQNLVSLYGCTSRHSRELLLVYEYVANGTVADHLHGEHSSAGMVTWPIRLSIAIESADALVYLHASDIIHRDVKTNNILLDKNFHVKVADFGLSRLFPNDVTHVSTAPQGTPGYVDPDYYQCYQLTDKSDVYSFGVVLCELISSKPAVDTNRHRHEINLSTMALNKIHGDALHELVDMSLGFNTNASVRKTMTLVAELAYRCLQQDTDARPSMAEVLEVLKEIEVEGSKVVKPGELTDDAKLLKNYPPVSPNSVTDKWASITSTPNTSS from the exons ATGGATTCAATGTTCAATATTCATTTCATACTTCACATTGCTATCTTCTTAACCTTAGTTCAACTAGTTCTATCAGCTGATTTTCGGTTTGAAGCGTGCAAGCCTAAAACCTGTGGTGGCAGAACAATTAGATACCCGTTCTGGATGCAAGAAGACTATTGTGGGCAACCAGGATTTGGAGTTACTTGTAAGAACAATGATCCCATTTTAAATGCAGCAGGATATGattacataattcgagaaatcGACTATGAAAACGATTCATTACGGGTGGAGAATCCGGTCATAGCCGATAAAGAATGTCCCGTCCCTTTCCAAAATTCCACATTCAATGATCAAAGTCCCTTTAAAACTGGTTTCAATGTTCGGGAACTTTCATTCTATTTCAATTGCTCCAATCTTAATTATCCTCAGTATGAGAACTTCGCGTATAGTGTGACTAGTTCTTGTGCAAGCTCTTTTTCGGATGATAACCTTGTTTCTTTTGCTATATTTACTCCTCCGAAAGATTTTGTTATGGATCCGTTGACATGCGAGTCTTTAGTTAGAGTGCCTGTAGAATTGGATGCAGAGCCAAGTTTAGGACCTGAAGGCCAGAACATGGATTATATGCTTCTATTGAAAAAAGGTTTCTCTCTAGGATGGGATAAAATATCGTGTACTGGGTGTGAAGAAAGCGGTGGATATTGCGGATTTGATAAGAGTAGTGTTCTTGTATGTTTTTGTGAAGATCACCCCCATTACGACAGCTGCAATGGTGCATTGACCCCACCCTTCATAGTTGTTGCGTCTATCCCACCTGGTGTAGATGACAAAACTCACG ATTCGAAGTCAAAACGAAAGAGCAAAATTGCAATAG GTTTAGGCACTGGAGCCGGGGCAAGTCTTTTAACTATCCTTGCTGCAATTTTCATATTCCGACGCTGGCGTCAGAAAAACGATCTTCACAAAAATTCAACCCTGATATCTAGAAGCATTTCTCCTGATCTCTCCATGCAACCAGACCCTGAAAAAGGAAGCTCCTACTTCAACACCCCGATCTTTTCCTATAAGGAACTTGAAGAAGCCACCAACAATTTCGACTCCTCCAAAGAACTTGGTGATGGTGGCTTTGGTACTGTTTATTATG GAAAGCTTAAAGATGGGCGTGATGTTGCAGTAAAACGGTTATACGAGAACAATTGCAAGCGAGTTGAACAGTTCATGAATGAAGTTAATATACTTTCACTCCTACGACACCAGAACCTGGTTTCCCTCTACGGTTGTACCTCGCGCCACAGCAGAGAACTTCTTCTTGTTTACGAATACGTTGCAAATGGCACGGTGGCCGATCACCTCCATGGAGAACATTCCAGTGCAGGCATGGTTACTTGGCCTATTCGATTGAGCATCGCCATCGAAAGTGCTGATGCACTAGTATACCTTCATGCTTCTGACATCATACATCGTGATGTTAAAACCAACAACATACTCCTGGACAAAAACTTTCACGTCAAAGTAGCAGATTTCGGGCTCTCCCGCCTCTTCCCAAATGACGTCACTCACGTCTCTACAGCTCCTCAAGGGACCCCTGGGTATGTTGATCCTGACTACTACCAGTGTTATCAACTTACAGATAAGAGCGATGTGTACAGCTTTGGGGTTGTCTTGTGTGAGCTTATATCGTCGAAGCCTGCAGTAGATACTAATAGGCATCGACACGAAATCAATTTGTCGACCATGGCACTTAACAAGATCCACGGTGACGCTCTACATGAGTTGGTTGACATGTCGTTGGGTTTCAATACGAATGCTAGTGTAAGGAAGACGATGACATTAGTGGCAGAGTTGGCCTATAGGTGTTTGCAACAAGATACCGATGCAAGACCTTCCATGGCAGAGGTTTTGGAGGTTCTAAAAGAAATTGAAGTAGAGGGTTCAAAGGTGGTGAAACCAGGAGAATTGACTGATGATGCCAAGCTATTGAAGAATTATCCACCAGTATCGCCAAATTCAGTCACAGACAAATGGGCCAGCATAACCAGTACACCTAATACTAGTTCTTGA
- the LOC113275396 gene encoding LEAF RUST 10 DISEASE-RESISTANCE LOCUS RECEPTOR-LIKE PROTEIN KINASE-like 1.2 isoform X3: MNINISFHLILLMGTIITLSLIKLALPLDHRYEDCKPKDCGNGLNISYPFWIEKDFCGYPGFNITCKKNEPILYAAGYDYIIRDIHYGNRSFRVENPVAHSSCPVPFRNSTFNDQSPFKLGSGVQLLSFFYICTNFSRHLYKNYIYPVNTSCVSSSDSKIYSLAGFVPSGESLYDRLSCQLSVHVPVEVEPSFKTGQVNGYMPFMKKGFTLEWRKSPCTECQASGGYCGVNEKGLVVCFCKDGPYHKKCDSKSKRKSKIAIGLGTGAGASLLTILAAIFIFRRWRQKNDLHKNSTLISRSISPDLSMQPDPEKGSSYFNTPIFSYKELEEATNNFDSSKELGDGGFGTVYYGKLKDGRDVAVKRLYENNCKRVEQFMNEVNILSLLRHQNLVSLYGCTSRHSRELLLVYEYVANGTVADHLHGEHSSAGMVTWPIRLSIAIESADALVYLHASDIIHRDVKTNNILLDKNFHVKVADFGLSRLFPNDVTHVSTAPQGTPGYVDPDYYQCYQLTDKSDVYSFGVVLCELISSKPAVDTNRHRHEINLSTMALNKIHGDALHELVDMSLGFNTNASVRKTMTLVAELAYRCLQQDTDARPSMAEVLEVLKEIEVEGSKVVKPGELTDDAKLLKNYPPVSPNSVTDKWASITSTPNTSS, encoded by the exons ATGAATATAAACATCAGTTTTCATCTGATCCTGCTAATGGGTACTATTATCACCCTAAGCTTAATCAAATTAGCTTTACCACTCGACCATCGGTACGAAGACTGCAAGCCTAAAGATTGCGGAAACGGCTTGAATATTAGCTACCCGTTTTGGATTGAAAAAGACTTTTGTGGGTATCCAGGATTTAACATTACTTGTAAGAAGAATGAACCCATTTTATATGCAGCAGGATATGATTACATAATTCGAGATATCCATTACGGCAATAGATCATTTCGAGTAGAGAATCCAGTTGCACATAGTAGCTGTCCTGTTCCTTTTAGAAATTCTACTTTCAATGATCAAAGTCCCTTCAAATTGGGTTCCGGAGTTCAGCTTCTTTCATTCTTTTACATTTGCACCAATTTCAGTCGTCATCTATATAAGAATTACATTTATCCAGTGAATACTTCTTGTGTATCTTCATCTGATAGCAAGATTTATTCTCTCGCCGGGTTTGTTCCTTCCGGGGAATCGCTTTATGATAGGTTATCATGCCAGTTATCGGTTCATGTTCCCGTAGAAGTGGAGCCAAGCTTTAAAACAGGTCAGGTTAACGGTTATATGCCGTTTATGAAAAAAGGGTTCACTTTAGAATGGCGTAAATCACCATGTACTGAGTGTCAAGCAAGCGGTGGGTATTGTGGAGTCAATGAGAAAGGTCTCGTCGTGTGTTTTTGTAAGGATGGACCATATCATAAAAAATGCG ATTCGAAGTCAAAACGAAAGAGCAAAATTGCAATAG GTTTAGGCACTGGAGCCGGGGCAAGTCTTTTAACTATCCTTGCTGCAATTTTCATATTCCGACGCTGGCGTCAGAAAAACGATCTTCACAAAAATTCAACCCTGATATCTAGAAGCATTTCTCCTGATCTCTCCATGCAACCAGACCCTGAAAAAGGAAGCTCCTACTTCAACACCCCGATCTTTTCCTATAAGGAACTTGAAGAAGCCACCAACAATTTCGACTCCTCCAAAGAACTTGGTGATGGTGGCTTTGGTACTGTTTATTATG GAAAGCTTAAAGATGGGCGTGATGTTGCAGTAAAACGGTTATACGAGAACAATTGCAAGCGAGTTGAACAGTTCATGAATGAAGTTAATATACTTTCACTCCTACGACACCAGAACCTGGTTTCCCTCTACGGTTGTACCTCGCGCCACAGCAGAGAACTTCTTCTTGTTTACGAATACGTTGCAAATGGCACGGTGGCCGATCACCTCCATGGAGAACATTCCAGTGCAGGCATGGTTACTTGGCCTATTCGATTGAGCATCGCCATCGAAAGTGCTGATGCACTAGTATACCTTCATGCTTCTGACATCATACATCGTGATGTTAAAACCAACAACATACTCCTGGACAAAAACTTTCACGTCAAAGTAGCAGATTTCGGGCTCTCCCGCCTCTTCCCAAATGACGTCACTCACGTCTCTACAGCTCCTCAAGGGACCCCTGGGTATGTTGATCCTGACTACTACCAGTGTTATCAACTTACAGATAAGAGCGATGTGTACAGCTTTGGGGTTGTCTTGTGTGAGCTTATATCGTCGAAGCCTGCAGTAGATACTAATAGGCATCGACACGAAATCAATTTGTCGACCATGGCACTTAACAAGATCCACGGTGACGCTCTACATGAGTTGGTTGACATGTCGTTGGGTTTCAATACGAATGCTAGTGTAAGGAAGACGATGACATTAGTGGCAGAGTTGGCCTATAGGTGTTTGCAACAAGATACCGATGCAAGACCTTCCATGGCAGAGGTTTTGGAGGTTCTAAAAGAAATTGAAGTAGAGGGTTCAAAGGTGGTGAAACCAGGAGAATTGACTGATGATGCCAAGCTATTGAAGAATTATCCACCAGTATCGCCAAATTCAGTCACAGACAAATGGGCCAGCATAACCAGTACACCTAATACTAGTTCTTGA
- the LOC113275396 gene encoding LEAF RUST 10 DISEASE-RESISTANCE LOCUS RECEPTOR-LIKE PROTEIN KINASE-like 1.1 isoform X5, with translation MIPILVIHFFIFLFLSSTLLADQEPKCEASDYCRVPGKVYPTYSNTTHHDCRDLPIDCTAEKPTLMATEEKRYQVKDLWRNKTVLIHDQFLQQQLKSKNCDATYITPSHTSSIFSFELISHNLTFFKCDRKQKVDDAVVGELIKYDGCPNEYILYYSYPKQLNQSQLLDFYSLPLCSKAFLPLIHNPSTPKDNNPFSLFTADFYWKWRLKDKCLECSNGGGHCRANNISGPSECVPPINVRADSKSKRKSKIAIGLGTGAGASLLTILAAIFIFRRWRQKNDLHKNSTLISRSISPDLSMQPDPEKGSSYFNTPIFSYKELEEATNNFDSSKELGDGGFGTVYYGKLKDGRDVAVKRLYENNCKRVEQFMNEVNILSLLRHQNLVSLYGCTSRHSRELLLVYEYVANGTVADHLHGEHSSAGMVTWPIRLSIAIESADALVYLHASDIIHRDVKTNNILLDKNFHVKVADFGLSRLFPNDVTHVSTAPQGTPGYVDPDYYQCYQLTDKSDVYSFGVVLCELISSKPAVDTNRHRHEINLSTMALNKIHGDALHELVDMSLGFNTNASVRKTMTLVAELAYRCLQQDTDARPSMAEVLEVLKEIEVEGSKVVKPGELTDDAKLLKNYPPVSPNSVTDKWASITSTPNTSS, from the exons ATGATTCCAATTCTTGTTATCCATTTCTTCATCTTTCTCTTCTTAAGTAGCACGTTATTGGCCGATCAAGAACCAAAATGTGAAGCCTCTGATTATTGTAGAGTCCCTGGAAAAGTTTATCCCACTTACTCCAACACTACCCATCATGATTGTAGAGATTTGCCAATAGATTGTACCGCAGAAAAACCCACACTCATGGCCACAGAGGAGAAAAGATATCAAGTTAAAGATCTCTGGCGGAATAAAACAGTTCTTATTCATGATCAATTTCTTCAACAACAATTGAAATCAAAAAACTGTGATGCCACTTACATAACTCCATCACATacttcttcaattttttctttcgAGTTAATAAGCCATAATCTCACTTTTTTCAAATGCGATAGAAAGCAAAAAGTTGATGATGCTGTTGTTGGTGAGCTTATAAAATATGATGGTTGCCCCAATGAGTATATTTTATACTATAGTTACCCAAAGCAGCTCAATCAATCTCAGCTCCTTGATTTTTACTCTCTTCCTCTGTGTTCAAAGGCTTTTCTACCCTTAATTCATAACCCATCAACTCCCAAGGATAATAATCCGTTTTCTCTTTTTACTGCTGATTTTTATTGGAAATGGAGATTAAAAGATAAGTGTCTAGAGTGTTCCAACGGTGGAGGCCACTGTCGTGCTAATAATATTAGTGGACCATCCGAATGTGTTCCTCCTATTAACGTTAGAGCCG ATTCGAAGTCAAAACGAAAGAGCAAAATTGCAATAG GTTTAGGCACTGGAGCCGGGGCAAGTCTTTTAACTATCCTTGCTGCAATTTTCATATTCCGACGCTGGCGTCAGAAAAACGATCTTCACAAAAATTCAACCCTGATATCTAGAAGCATTTCTCCTGATCTCTCCATGCAACCAGACCCTGAAAAAGGAAGCTCCTACTTCAACACCCCGATCTTTTCCTATAAGGAACTTGAAGAAGCCACCAACAATTTCGACTCCTCCAAAGAACTTGGTGATGGTGGCTTTGGTACTGTTTATTATG GAAAGCTTAAAGATGGGCGTGATGTTGCAGTAAAACGGTTATACGAGAACAATTGCAAGCGAGTTGAACAGTTCATGAATGAAGTTAATATACTTTCACTCCTACGACACCAGAACCTGGTTTCCCTCTACGGTTGTACCTCGCGCCACAGCAGAGAACTTCTTCTTGTTTACGAATACGTTGCAAATGGCACGGTGGCCGATCACCTCCATGGAGAACATTCCAGTGCAGGCATGGTTACTTGGCCTATTCGATTGAGCATCGCCATCGAAAGTGCTGATGCACTAGTATACCTTCATGCTTCTGACATCATACATCGTGATGTTAAAACCAACAACATACTCCTGGACAAAAACTTTCACGTCAAAGTAGCAGATTTCGGGCTCTCCCGCCTCTTCCCAAATGACGTCACTCACGTCTCTACAGCTCCTCAAGGGACCCCTGGGTATGTTGATCCTGACTACTACCAGTGTTATCAACTTACAGATAAGAGCGATGTGTACAGCTTTGGGGTTGTCTTGTGTGAGCTTATATCGTCGAAGCCTGCAGTAGATACTAATAGGCATCGACACGAAATCAATTTGTCGACCATGGCACTTAACAAGATCCACGGTGACGCTCTACATGAGTTGGTTGACATGTCGTTGGGTTTCAATACGAATGCTAGTGTAAGGAAGACGATGACATTAGTGGCAGAGTTGGCCTATAGGTGTTTGCAACAAGATACCGATGCAAGACCTTCCATGGCAGAGGTTTTGGAGGTTCTAAAAGAAATTGAAGTAGAGGGTTCAAAGGTGGTGAAACCAGGAGAATTGACTGATGATGCCAAGCTATTGAAGAATTATCCACCAGTATCGCCAAATTCAGTCACAGACAAATGGGCCAGCATAACCAGTACACCTAATACTAGTTCTTGA